GGTACGAGATGTTTCTGGAGCAGCCACCACTGCAAACCAAGGCTCTGTTCTCCCACAAAATAGTGTGCAAATGAGCAAATGGTAAAAGAGTTTATCACAGGCAGAAAAACTGCACTGTCACCACGTTTTCGAGTTGGCTGTTTGCAAAGGTGGGGATGAGAAATGCCCTGGGACTGTGGAGTTGATAACACCAGTGGCACAACAGAGACCTGGCTGCTGTTGCCACTGCAGAGCCTCTGTGGGCAGTTTGTGAGGGCAGGATGGAACAGGTGAGGGGCAGATTATATTGGGTCACTCTTCATTAATGTAAATAACTTAGGTAActtctgctcccactgctgctatcccagctggctgtggggacagctctgcagcagccacaccACTCCACACAACTTCACTGTTCAACACAGCATTCTGAGTTCCAGCTtgggcagcagggagccagAGGAGATCACAAAGCACAGGAAACACTCTGAGCCATGTGGATTAATTAAACCATAAAAACAAGGGGAATGTGCCTGCGTGGGGAGGGACCCCCAGTCACAATTAGAGCTCTGAACCCAGTAGTaccagagctgggctcagggaTGAGTTTTGGTCTCTGCACCTCACAGGACGTTTCTGACACGTGTGCCTCAGTGAAACAAcacatttctcttctctttgtaGGACAGCAATGGCAAGAAGCTGCTCCTCAAGAGCGCTCTGTCCCAGAACGTGTGCACGTACAAAGAGATGCTGTACCGGACAGCGCTGATCCCGGGCTGCCCTCACCACACCATCCCCTACTACTCCTACCCCGTGGCTGTGAGCTGCAAGTGTGGCAAGTGCAACACTGACTACAGTGACTGTGTCCGTGAGAGGGTCAGGACAAACTACTGCACTAAGCCACAGAAGCTCTGTAACCTGTAAAGCTTTCAGTGGGATGGGGGTGAAATGTACTGCTCTGCTCACACCTCgacagaaataaaactgtttcaCATTCGGTTTGCAAACTGCTGTGCACAAAGATTTATTCTGAAGGTGTATCGTTAGTTGCTTCAATTAATTGGGTGTTCTGAGACAGgcagaaaagaatgataaaggCTGTGTGTTTGTATTGAGAACACACATGAATTTActttggagaaggaggagacaGGACTGCGTGGATGTATCAGCCTTTGCTCACAAATCCCAGGTATTTTCTGAAGAGACACTCAGAGATTTGTTTATTGACATATTTCAGAATTTGATATTGATTTATTTCAGAGTTCACCTATTTCACTTGATATATTTCAGAGTTAAAAAAGAGGCCATACACACTCTTggtattaaacttttaaaatagaCTTTGACACATACTTACAGCCCTCAAATTAGCAGCAGTATTTTTCAATCTATGTATTATTAGTTTAGACACTGTAGATCTGtgtcctccct
This region of Haemorhous mexicanus isolate bHaeMex1 chromosome 25, bHaeMex1.pri, whole genome shotgun sequence genomic DNA includes:
- the TSHB gene encoding thyrotropin subunit beta encodes the protein MAGRHIPFYLCFALFVCSSPFSMSPFFVMSLLLGLIFGQAASLCAPSEYTIHVEKRECAYCLAINTTICAGFCMTRDSNGKKLLLKSALSQNVCTYKEMLYRTALIPGCPHHTIPYYSYPVAVSCKCGKCNTDYSDCVRERVRTNYCTKPQKLCNL